In Aedes albopictus strain Foshan chromosome 3, AalbF5, whole genome shotgun sequence, the following are encoded in one genomic region:
- the LOC109416751 gene encoding GPI mannosyltransferase 3 translates to MLNKVLLFFVGLRLASVFLVRTWYVPDEYWQSLEVAHRLAFGYGHLTWEWTYGIRSYVYPSIIAAVYKLLELVKMDCVELLVLLPRVLQALLSAYSDYRFYVWSNKSKWSIFMAATSWFWFYTASRTLSNTLEASLMVIALSYFPWSGSECTAFLWPVAISVFLRPTSALPWIPLCLYHMKKSSYPVWELLLKRYLVIGFVVGTFAVAVDTFVHGSLLLSPYEFLRFNVLKGIGSFYGEHPWYWYGNVGLPTVLGIGTLPFLFAAVETIRHRQVFKERAILLLSVLFTVVVYSFLPHKEFRFLLQVLPVCLYVSADFLSRWSRKASGKLVWLAAVVLLVGNAIPAYYLSFVHQRGTLDVMSSLQNVAKNYRDDNGQGAKFLFLMPCHSTPFHSHIHQNTTMRFLRCEPNFSEDHVYIDEADTFYKDPISWLRRNIPVHPRSAMPSHVIAFDVLEPEIKDFLANYEKMESFFHSDYTTDKVGGNVVIYERYNPNKPTTPAPPAAEEEPDNQPTEGETEA, encoded by the exons ATGTTAAATAAAGTGTTGCTGTTCTTCGTCGGCCTACGGCTGGCGTCCGTGTTCCTGGTGCGGACCTGGTACGTCCCGGACGAGTACTGGCAGAGTTTGGAGGTGGCTCATCGGCTTGCATTTGG GTACGGACACCTCACATGGGAATGGACGTATGGCATCCGTAGTTATGTGTACCCTTCGATCATAGCTGCTGTGTACAAGTTGTTGGAACTGGTCAAGATGGATTGCGTCGAGCTGCTCGTTCTGTTGCCACGTGTGCTTCAGGCCCTTCTTTCGGCTTATTCGGATTATCGGTTCTACGTGTGGTCGAACAAGAGCAAGTGGTCCATTTTCATGGCAGCCACATCGTGGTTCTGGTTCTACACGGCATCTCGTACACTGTCGAATACTTTGGAAGCATCGCTAATGGTCATAGCTCTGAGCTACTTCCCGTGGTCAGGGTCGGAATGCACTGCCTTCTTGTGGCCTGTAGCCATATCGGTTTTCCTGAGACCCACCTCTGCCCTCCCGTGGATTCCACTGTGCCTGTATCATATGAAGAAATCGTCGTATCCTGTATGGGAGTTGTTGCTGAAACGGTACCTGGTGATTGGGTTCGTTGTCGGCACATTTGCTGTAGCTGTCGATACCTTCGTACATGGATCGCTGCTGTTATCCCCATACGAGTTCCTACGTTTCAACGTATTAAAGGGTATTGGAAGCTTCTACGGCGAACATCCATGGTACTGGTACGGCAACGTGGGTCTTCCAACTGTTCTGGGAATCGGAACACTGCCGTTCCTGTTCGCTGCTGTGGAAACCATTCGTCATCGCCAGGTCTTCAAAGAACGAGCTATCCTGCTTTTAAGTGTATTGTTTACGGTTGTGGTCTACTCGTTTTTACCACACAAGGAATTCCGTTTTCTGCTACAAGTTCTTCCGGTTTGCCTCTACGTTTCAGCAGATTTCTTGTCCCGCTGGAGTAGGAAAGCTTCTGG taaACTTGTTTGGCTGGCTGCTGTTGTGCTGCTAGTTGGAAATGCCATTCCGGCATATTATTTAAGTTTCGTCCACCAGCGTGGAACTTTGGACGTAATGTCTTCGCTGCAGAATGTCGCAAAGAACTATCGAGATGACAATGGTCAAGGTGCGAAATTCTTGTTCCTGATGCCTTGCCATTCTACGCCTTTCCACAGCCACATCCATCAAAACACGACCATGCGGTTTTTGCGTTGCGAacccaacttttccgaagaccatGTCTACATTGATGAAGCCGACACTTTCTACAAGGATCCAATCAGCTGGCTCCGCCGAAATATTCCAGTTCATCCACGCAGTGCCATGCCATCCCACGTAATTGCATTCGACGTTCTAGAACCAGAAATCAAGGATTTTCTTGCAAACTATGAGAAGATGGAATCATTTTTCCATTCTGATTACACAACTGACAAAGTTGGTGGAAATGTGGTTATCTATGAGAGATACAACCCCAATAAACCTACAACACCAGCGCCACCTGCGGCAGAGGAAGAACCTGACAATCAACCGACTGAGGGCGAAACAGAGGCCTAA
- the LOC109400871 gene encoding integrator complex subunit 10 yields the protein MEVLSSEKYLIARAKETTDPYTAKAWIIAAKTLFPNDFGVQFEAYEIEKNANNFEEAAKCLSYIIMTFQNAHQTPASLLNEISLMTSALRVPEGTTTPEQEFYVKMFQYISYEVQHKILLLTAAHSNNNLDHCRLILLLLKRFPQAISTHAPRLLETLVQNITIPSFKEMLVQEAIPLVYNRPPDLPSKLVHQIMAVCFEYYLNQMLTETEDKARTIADCWRKIFEILEFCGTILKWEPFVPYKKGWSKDIYWQKIIQIVQSAPPRPSENKQILFCATIVFVLSLQDYINFSRLKGKDNEVEVILVEGLKDLKIDVKRRQMESVLEIPQVVVNGPVNPDAPNCLVTSYNCWQLLHSNEILKADFTQLIIRIPGLSLWIQKFLIDLSVYVGQHEETHSLLQSQNARNMSQLEKNVRLFGLALVQGTINVHLFELMNNILQNLPATNGHYLQNVALYPAPRVLMLMPLTKRSILHYIVQTLITLLKAKLSDPECSNGVIGNLLVLCQLNWPHESTIVEIIFEIIKSRRQFSYPIWTSYVVNVEIVEEFMYLWQNCPDIKLELALSSSSNNLAAAGSRRIGTRGVDKGAKEDFKQAIRQQISRSNEDLDELLVQFLQQQHMTLLQNIFEK from the exons ATGGAAGTGCTGTCCAGTGAGAAGTATCTGATTGCCAGAGCCAAGGAAACCACAGACCCGTATACGGCCAAAGCATGGATTATCGCAGCGAAGACGCTCTTCCCGAACGATTTTGGTGTCCAGTTCGAGGCGTACGAAATCGAGAAAAATGCCAACAATTTTGAGGAAGCCGCTAAGTGCTTGAGTTATAT AATCATGACATTCCAAAATGCACATCAAACACCGGCCAGTTTGTTGAACGAAATCTCACTGATGACGTCGGCGCTTCGGGTTCCGGAGGGGACCACAACACCGGAGCAGGAGTTCTACGTCAAGATGTTCCAGTATATTTCGTACGAGGTGCAGCACAAGATTCTATTGCTGACGGCTGCTCATTCGAATAACAATCTGGATCATTGCCGATTGATTTTGCTGCTACTGAAGCGGTTTCCCCAGGCGATATCTACGCACGCT CCACGACTGTTGGAAACCTTGGTCCAAAACATCACGATCCCCAGCTTTAAGGAAATGCTGGTACAGGAAGCAATTCCCCTCGTGTACAACCGGCCACCGGATCTGCCGAGCAAATTGGTCCACCAGATTATGGCCGTGTGCTTCGAATATTATCTCAACCAGATGCTGACCGAAACGGAGGACAAAGCTCGCACGATTGCCGACTGTTGGCGGAAGATTTTTGAAATTCTGGAATTTTGCGGGACGATTCTGAAGTGGGAGCCGTTCGTTCCGTACAAAAAGGGCTGGAGCAAGGACATCTATTGGCAGAAAATCATTCAGATTGTCCAATCGGCACCGCCGAGACCTTCCGAGAACAAACAAATTCTGTTTTGCGCTACGATCGTGTTCGTGCTCTCGCTTCAAGATTATATCAACTTTTCGCGTTTGAAAGGGAAGGATAACGAGGTTGAGGTGATTTTGGTGGAGGGGTTGAAGGACCTGAAGATAGACGTAAAACGCCGACAGATGGAATCGGTTCTGGAAATTCCGCAAGTGGTCGTCAACGGACCAGTCAATCCGGATGCCCCAAATTGTCTGGTTACATCGTACAACTGTTGGCAGCTGTTGcactcgaatgaaattttgaaggcaGATTTCACCCAGCTGATCATTCGCATTCCGGGTTTATCGCTGTGGATTCAAAAATTCCTGATAGATTTGTCGGTTTATGTCGGGCAGCACGAGGAAACCCATTCGTTGCTTCAATCTCAGAATGCGCGCAACATGTCTCAGTTAGAGAAAAACGTTCGCCTGTTTGGCCTTGCGTTGGTACAAGGGACTATCAATGTCCATCTTTTCGAATTAATGAACAACATTCTGCAGAACCTCCCGGCCACAAATGGTCACTATCTACAGAACGTTGCGCTGTACCCGGCACCTCGAGTTCTGATGCTGATGCCTTTGACCAAGCGTTCCATCCTCCACTACATAGTTCAAACGCTCATCACACTTCTCAAGGCCAAGTTGAGCGATCCGGAATGCTCCAACGGTGTGATCGGCAATCTCCTTGTTCTCTGCCAGCTGAACTGGCCACACGAGTCCACGATTGTGGAAATCATTTTTGAAATCATCAAATCTCGCCGTCAGTTTAGCTATCCCATCTGGACCAGCTATGTGGTGAATGTGGAAATAGTGGAAGAATTCATGTATCTTTGGCAAAACTGTCCCGATATAAAACTGGAGCTGGCGCTGTCGTCGAGCAGTAACAATCTAGCTGCCGCCGGATCTAGACGAATCGGTACGCGAGGAGTGGATAAAGGCGCCAAAGAGGACTTCAAACAGGCGATTAGACAACAGATCAGCCGCAGCAATGAGGATCTGGATGAACTGTTGGTGCAGTTCTTACAACAACAACACATGACATTGTTGCAGAATATTTTCGAAAAGTAA